A region from the Ammospiza caudacuta isolate bAmmCau1 chromosome 4, bAmmCau1.pri, whole genome shotgun sequence genome encodes:
- the PRMT9 gene encoding protein arginine N-methyltransferase 9, with product MPNSNAKLHSNHRAGREASRRELVSRSLQSAQHCLENQDFGTAYAHYLLVLNLAPELKTTVKETFQFTLFKWAEELDSLARIQDLFNCYEQALELYPNDEVICNSMGEHLFRMGFRDEAAGYFHKAVKLNPDFADARENFYRVANWLVERWHFIMLNDAKRNLTYLRAIESAVRSGSRSVLDIGTGTGILSMFAKKAGASFVYACELSKTMYELACDVVAANNMEREIKLLHLKSLDIEIPKHIPERVSLVVTETVDAGLFGEGIVESLIHAWEHLLLQPKPKNQDISAGDYGRVIPASATIFGMAVECKEIRRHHRVGMQEVAGVCLSNSVQFFSPTYAAAGSEETVEPYTTEKLSRIPGGYRALTEPCQVLTVDFNDLQELKSLAARKPWKLSLPVTEGGILDAVVVWFVLQLDGEHSLSTSPSEETCWEQAVYPVQGLLDYAVKTGDSVMMEVCCQDCYLKIQKISSLPSECGMDFSDRDDTLSLGNEAELCNALAGLQTSTKQDGSTPVCVLESTEIALLNDTAYHECFKAAMSKVLLSLNPSKDLHSMDVDGHGSGINLQENQSTSSLGVDPDALYILDVSEGFSILPIIAGKLGPVRAYSSVEKDQHQAALHVIAEANHFPKETLEFWLSHLEEESVVLQRPKSDKLWSIIILDVIETSGLIQQEVMEKAAISRCLLHSGGKIFPQYVLVYGMLVESESLLLESAVQGTEPTLGFNIAPFINQFKVPVRVYLDLSTLPCVPLSKPAELLRLDLMSPLQNSPSREVKVQICKSGRVTAIPFWYHIHLDEEHSLDTSDESSHWKQAAVVLDEPIPVQVGDELVLDVQHHKSNISITVKR from the exons ATGCCCAACTCCAATGCCAAACTTCATTCTAACCACAGGGCTGGCCGAGAAGCCAGCAGACGGGAATTGGTTTCCAGGTCTTTGCAGAGTGCTCAGCATTGCCTGGAGAACCAGGATTTTGGAACTGCATATGCTCACTATCTCCTGGTACTAAATCTAGCTCCTGAGTTAAAAACAACTGTCAAA gaaacatttcagtttaCTCTCTTTAAATGGGCAGAAGAACTGGATTCTCTGGCACGGATTCAAGATCTGTTTAACTGCTATGAACAAGCCCTTGAGCTGTATCCCAATGATGAAGTGATCTGTAACAGTATGGGAGAACACCTCTTCAG GATGGGTTTCAGAGACGAGGCAGCTGGCTATTTCCACAAAGCAGTGAAGCTCAACCCCGACTTTGCTGACGCCAGGGAGAATTTCTACCGCGTTGCGAACTGGCTGGTGGAGCGCTGGCACTTCATCATGCTCAACGATGCCAAGAGGAACCTCACCTACCTCAGGGCCATTGAGAGCGCTGTGCGCTCAGGGAGCAGATCTGTCCTGGATATAGGAACGGGAACAGGCATCTTGAG TATGTTTGCAAAAAAGGCGGGAGCATCTTTTGTCTATGCCTGCGAATTATCCAAAACCATGTATGAACTTGCCTGTGATGTGGTGGCAGCAAATAATATGGAAAGAGAGATCAAACTTCTGCATTTGAAGTCACTTGATATAGAAATTCCAAAGCACATACCTGAAAG AGTTTCCTTGGTTGTCACAGAAACAGTCGATGCTGGCTTATTTGGAGAAGGAATTGTAGAGAGCTTGATACATGCTTGGGAGCATCTGCTTTTACAACCAAAG CCTAAAAACCAAGACATTAGTGCTGGAGACTATGGCAGAGTTATTCCTGCAAGTGCTACAATATTTGGGATGGCAGTGGAATGCAAAGAGATACGTAGACATCACAG AGTGGGAATGCAAGAAGTTGCTGGTGTGTGCTTGTCCAATTCAGTGCAGTTCTTCAGTCCCACAtatgctgctgctggctcagagGAAACTGTGGAGCCCTACACCACCGAGAAGCTCAGTCGTATTCCTGGGGGTTACAGAGCCCTCACAGAGCCCTGCCAAGTCCTGACAGTAGATTTCAACGATCTGCAG GAGCTGAAAAGCCTGGCAGCTAGAAAGCCCTGGAAGCTCAGCCTGCCAGTCACTGAAGGAGGAATATTGGATGCTGTTGTGGTGTGGTTTGTACTGCAGCTTGATGGGGAGCATTCTCTCTCTACAAGTCCCAGTGAGGAAACTTGCTGGGAACAGGCTGTGTATCCTGTGCAGGGCCTCCTTG ATTATGCTGTGAAGACTGGAGATTCTGTGATGATGGAAGTTTGCTGCCAAGACTGCTACTTGAAGATCCAGAAGATTTCTTCCTTGCCTTCAGAGTGTGGGATGGATTTCAGTGACAGAGATGACACACTGAGTTTGGGCAATGAGGCTGAATTATGTAATGCTCTGGCTGGACTTCAGACAAGCACCAAACAGGATGGCAGCACTCCAGTGTGTGTGCTGGAATCCACAGAAATAGCCCTGCTGAATGACACAGCTTACCATGAATGCTTTAAAGCTGCCATGAGCAAAGTGCTGCTGTCATTAAATCCAAGCAAGGACTTGCACTCCATGGACGTTGATGGGCATGGCAGTGGGATAAACCTCCAAGAGAATCAAAGCACAAGCTCTCTAGGTGTGGATCCTGATGCTTTGTACATTTTAGATGTGTCTGAAGGCTTCTCTATCCTGCCAATTATAGCTGGCAAGCTTGGGCCAGTTAGAGCCTACAGTTCTGTTGAGAAAGATCAGCATCAGGCAGCACTTCATGTCATTGCAGAGGCAAACCACTTCCCTAAGGAAACACTAGAGTTTTGGCTCAGCCACTTAGAAGAAGAAAGTGTGGTGCTACAGAGACCCAAATCAGACAAATTGTGGAGTATTATTATCTTGGATGTTATAGAGACATCAGGTTTAATCCAGCAGGAAGTGATGGAAAAGGCTGCAATATCCAG GTGTTTACTTCACAGTGGAGGGAAGATTTTCCCACAGTATGTGTTGGTATATGGGATGCTTGTAGAATCAGAGTCTCTGTTGCTGGAGAGTGCTGTTCAAGGAACAGAACCAACCCTGGGGTTTAATATTGCCCCTTTCATCAACCAGTTCAAG GTACCTGTTCGTGTGTATTTGGATCTCTCCACATTACCCTGTGTACCCTTGAGCAAGCCAGCAGAGCTTTTAAGGCTGGATCTCATGAGCCCTCTGCagaacagccccagcagagaAGTGAAG GTACAAATTTGTAAGTCTGGCCGGGTCACTGCCATTCCCTTCTGGTATCACATCCATCTAGATGAAGAGCACAGCTTGGACACATCTGATGAGTCCTCACACTGGAAACAAGCTGCAGTTGTTCTGGATGAGCCCATCCCAGTTCAGGTTGGAGATGAACTTGTACTTGATGTCCAACACCATAAAAGCAATATCAGCATTACAGTGAAAAGGTGA
- the TMEM184C gene encoding transmembrane protein 184C — translation MPCTCGNWRRWIRPLVVLLYIVGLLVVVPLCVWELQKLEVGIHTKAWFIAGIFLLMTIPISLWGILQHLVHYTQPELQKPIIRILWMVPIYSLDSWIALKYPKIAIYVDTCRECYEAYVIYNFMVFLSNYLTNRYPNLVLIIEAKDQQRHLPPLCCCPSWAMGEVLLFRCKLGVLQYTVVRPFTTIIALICELVGVYDEGNFSFNNAWTYLVILNNMSQLFAMYCLVLFYKVLREELNPIQPVGKFLCVKMVVFVSFWQAVLIALLVKVGVISEKHTWDWQSVEAVATGLQDFIICVEMFLAAIAHHYSFSYKPYVQEAEEGSCFDSFLAMWDISDLRADISEQVRNVGRTVLGQPRKMFFAEDHEQNEHTSLLSSSTQDPISDASSMPSSPMGHYQGFGHTVTPLTTPTTAPAVDGIFNPSASQDAEESPELENNLAEKALEKS, via the exons aTGCCGTGCACATGCGGGAACTGGCGGCGATGGATCCGGCCGCTCGTGGTGCTGCTCTACATCGtggggctgctggtggtggtgccGCTCTGCGTGTGGGAGCTGCAGAAGCTGGAG GTTGGAATTCATACCAAGGCATGGTTTATCGCTGGGATATTTCTGCTAATGACTATTCCAATATCTCTCTGGGGGATACTGCAACACTTAGTCCATTATACTCAACCCGAGTTACAGAAACCAATAATAAG GATTCTGTGGATGGTGCCGATTTACAGTTTAGACAGT TGGATAGCTTTGAAATACCCCAAGATTGCAATATATGTGGATACATGTCGAGAATGCTATGAAGCTTATGTCATCTATAACTTtatggtttttctttcaaattactTAACCAACCGGTACCCAAACCTGGTGTTAATAATAGAGGCGAAAGATCAGCAGAGACATCTGCCCCCTCTCTGTTGCTGTCCCTCGTGGGCTATGGGAGA aGTTTTATTATTTAGATGTAAACTGGGTGTTTTGCAGTACACTGTTGTCAGACCATTTACTACCATCATTGCTTT AATTTGTGAACTGGTGGGAGTGTATGATGAAGGAAACTTCAGCTTCAACAATGCATGGACTTACCTAGTTATACTCAACAACATGTCACAACTA TTTGCCATGTATTGTCTGGTGCTGTTTTACAAAGTACTGCGTGAGGAACTGAACCCTATCCAGCCTGTTGGCAAGTTCCTTTGTGTGAAGATGGtagtttttgtttctttctg GCAGGCTGTGCTCATTGCATTGCTGGTGAAGGTTGGTGTTATTTCTGAGAAACACACCTGGGATTGGCAAAGTGTGGAAGCTGTGGCTACAGGCTTACAG GATTTTATCATTTGTGTGGAGATGTTTCTGGCTGCTATTGCACATCACTACAGTTTTTCCTATAAACCTTATGTTCAAGAGGCTGAAGAAGGCTCATGCTTTGACTCCTTCCTTGCAATGTGGGATATTTCTGACCTAAGGGCAGATATCTCCGAACAGGTTCGAAATGTGG GGAGGACAGTTTTGGGCCAGccaaggaaaatgttttttgctGAGGATCATGAACAAAATGAGCATACAAGTTTACTGTCTTCATCTACTCAAGACCCAATTTCTGATGCTTCTTCAATGCCATCTTCACCCATGGGTCACTATCAGGGGTTTGGACACACTGTGACCCCTCTCACAACACCAACGACAGCCCCTGCAGTGGATGGGATTTTTAACCCTTCTGCCAGTCAGGATGCTGAGGAATCCCCTGAACTAGAGAATAACTTAGCAGAGAAAGCTCTGGAAAAAAGTTAA